In Octopus bimaculoides isolate UCB-OBI-ISO-001 unplaced genomic scaffold, ASM119413v2 Scaffold_333150, whole genome shotgun sequence, the DNA window TGGATTGTGTTAAAGACTTAAAGGattgatttattgttttgttgaggagatgcaaaagagactgaaaaatcATTGTATCATTGTGGTATCTgttaaaaatcattttcttttggaAAGTAACCTCATGAAacacaaatgtattgagagaagtgAGAAACCATATCCCAGTGGTATTAGTGGTAGATTATTCTCTAAAAGGTTTGCTATAACTGTTCACATACGtcttcacacaggagaaaaaccatatcgctGTCTGACTTAACTGCTTTACGTTCTCAGAAACGCATTCATACAATGGTAAAACGATAtcagtgtgacatctgtggtaactCATTTTCAAAAACTGATGGACTCACTCatcataaacgtactcatacaggagaaaaaccatatcagtgtgatatctgtgctaaatcattctctagaaattATGTTCTCAATAGGCATAAACGTACTCACAcaagagaaaaaccatatcagtgtgacatATGTGGTACATCTTTCGCTAGAAATGATGGTCTTACTactcataaacatattcacacaggagagaagccatatcactgcgaTATATGTGTTAAATCATTTACTCAATCTGATCACTTAGCTAagcacagacgtattcatacaagagaaaaaccatatcactgtgacatctgtggtaaatcattctctagaaaatATAATCTCACTTGTCATAAACgtcttcatacaggagagaagccatatcagtgtgatatttgtggtaaatcatactCTGTGTCTGGCCACTTAACTgatcacaaacgtactcatacaggagaaaaacgatgttactgtgatatctgtggtaaatcattctcaagaAATGTTCTTCTCACTagacataaacgtactcatacaggagaaaaaccatatcactgtgatatctgtggtaaatcatttactcAGTCTAGTAACTTAACTAAtcacacacgtactcatacaggagaaaaaccatatcactgtgatatctgtgctAAATCATTTTCTCAGTCTAGTGACTTAACTAagcacacacgtactcatacaggagaaaaacc includes these proteins:
- the LOC106867150 gene encoding zinc finger protein 479, with amino-acid sequence MQKRLKNHCIIVVSVKNHFLLESNLMKHKCIERSEKPYPSGISGRLFSKRNYVLNRHKRTHTREKPYQCDICEKPYDCGICSKSFSQINDFTNRKCIHTGERPCICDIHGKSFSTTHALSRQRYSYKKRPYQCHICGKSFSVMK